The following proteins come from a genomic window of Nicotiana tomentosiformis chromosome 12, ASM39032v3, whole genome shotgun sequence:
- the LOC104109720 gene encoding ubiquitin carboxyl-terminal hydrolase 20-like, with protein METHLVESLKIQPLPVNSVEFQKTLDGSSPNSPNQAQQSDELEKDGDVLAEEDSRRVENENEENLDLDSNWADSWAKVTDSSPLDSQWSVDTADYGPSSSEIKPLDSVGPEWNFQRDEETKPEISDLPFENQTFKLGAGLANLGNTCFLNAVLQSFIHTVPLLQLLTSNDHTSPCDSYLRGFCVFYAFRELIDLSLASGGGVVSPWKLVDNLNHFSSSFHRFQQEDAHEFLQCFLDRLESCCNDSGPKDRAAPSESDNIVKQAFGGRLVSKLRCCNCGHCSDTYEPLIDLSLEIKDVDSLPEALESFTKIEKIDDPEIKFSCEKCKEQVPIEKQLVLDKAPSVAAFHLKRFENDGSFVEKVDKHVSFPLELDLLPYTDSNQIANEEMKYDLYAVIVHSGFSSCSGHYYSFIRSAPDEWYKFDDSEVFRVQEDLVLEEEAYIMFYAKRGTPWFSDFVEMKKPFIDPSIFNTSPKSVLDNVDAISIASPRMPNSLTCDVSESNNAADEASPKPDLEKIEDSESKDTEQTSTPGLAGARKSLDSHVDEVFLPSMHEENYTREVGVTKRSATLTPKTPSRSPSPEIYRDDPSENTYAIPRGHLALADQISCKHQSQKDQERDLERKQAFSLIKKRIPGSRGQQLMAAMRGSRSEGSVNKKRRKLQVV; from the exons ATGGAAACCCATCTCGTGGAAAGcctaaagattcaacctttaccTGTTAATTCAGTTGAATTTCAAAAAACCTTAGATGGGTCATCCCCAAATTCGCCGAATCAAGCTCAGCAAAGTGATGAATTGGAAAAAGATGGTGACGTTTTGGCAGAAGAAGATTCCAGAAGAGTTGAGAATGAAAATGAGGAGAATTTGGATTTGGACTCTAATTGGGCTGATTCTTGGGCCAAAGTTACTGATTCAAGCCCATTGGACTCGCAATGGTCTGTTGATACTGCTGATTATGGGCCTTCGTCTTCAGAAATTAAGCCATTGGACTCAGTTGGGCCCGAATGGAATTTTCAAAGAGATGAGGAAACTAAGCCTGAAATCTCTGATCTGCCCTTTGAGAATCAGACTTTTAAGCTG GGTGCTGGACTTGCTAATTTAGGCAACACATGCTTTCTAAATGCGGTTTTGCAATCTTTCATTCACACAGTGCCTTTGCTTCAGCTCCTTACGTCGAATGATCATACATCCCCATGTGATA GTTACCTTAGAGGATTCTGCGTATTTTATGCTTTTAGGGAGCTTATTGATCTTTCATTGGCTTCTGGGGGTGGTGTTGTCTCGCCGTGgaaacttgttgacaatttaaacc ATTTTTCATCCAGTTTTCATAGGTTCCAACAAGAAGACGCTCATGAATTCCTCCAATGTTTTCTGGATAGACTTGAAAGCTGTTGTAATGATTCAGGGCCGAAAGACAGGGCAGCACCATCGGAAAGTGACAACATTGTGAAGCAGGCCTTTGGTGGTCGCCTTGTCAGCAAA CTACGCTGTTGCAATTGTGGTCACTGCTCCGACACTTATGAGCCTCTAATTGATCTAAGTTTGGAGATCAAGGATGTTGACAGTTTACCCGAAGCTTTGGAGTCTTTCACAAAAATTGAGAAAATTGATGATCCAGAGataaagttttcatgtgaaaaatgtaAGGAACAAGTGCCAATCGAGAAGCAGCTTGTGCTCGATAAGGCCCCTTCTGTCGCTGCCTTCCATTTGAAGAGATTTGAAAATGATGGTTCTTTTGTTGAGAAGGTTGACAAACATGTTTCATTTCCACTGGAATTGGACTTGCTTCCTTATACTGATAGCAACCAAATTGCTAAT GAAGAAATGAAGTACGATCTTTATGCAGTTATAGTGCATAGCGGGTTTTCATCCTGTTCAGGGCATTATTACAGCTTCATTCGTTCTGCACCAGATGAATGGTACAAATTTGATGACTCAGAG GTATTTCGGGTTCAAGAAGATCTTGTTTTGGAAGAGGAGGCATATATTATGTTCTATGCAAAGAGAGGCACTCCGTGGTTTTCAGATTTTGTCGAAATGAAAAAGCCCTTCATAGATCCGTCCATATTTAATACTTCTCCAAAGTCTGTTCTAGATAATGTGGATGCTATCTCCATAGCTTCTCCGCGCATGCCAAATAGTCTCACTTGCGATGTCAGTGAATCCAATAATGCTGCAGATGAAGCATCTCCTAAACCTGATCTCGAAAAGATTGAGGATAGTGAATCGAAGGATACTGAGCAGACGTCTACTCCAGGACTAGCTGGTGCAAGGAAATCTCTGGATTCTCATGTAGATGAAGTGTTTTTACCTTCAATGCATGAAGAAAACTATACTCGAGAGGTTGGTGTGACCAAAAGAAGTGCAACTCTTACTCCCAAGACACCGTCTAGATCTCCAAGTCCAGAGATATACCGAGATGATCCCTCTG AAAACACTTACGCCATTCCTCGTGGCCATCTAGCATTAGCAGATCAGATTTCTTGCAAGCATCAATCGCAGAAGGATCAAGAGCGGGACTTGGAAAGAAAGCAGGCGTTTTCTCTGATTAAGAAACGAATTCCAGGGTCAAGAGGTCAACAATTAATGGCTGCCATGCGTGGCTCACGCAGTGAAGGTTCCGTGAACAAGAAAAGGAGAAAACTGCAAGTAGTTTAG